One Caretta caretta isolate rCarCar2 chromosome 24, rCarCar1.hap1, whole genome shotgun sequence genomic region harbors:
- the CBLC gene encoding E3 ubiquitin-protein ligase CBL-C translates to MAAAGGPGARRSPFALGTAARRSLDKTLQGLEKLQRLVEQPGLGLRNSPPCLPQLLPQTRQHLLLIRGQPGASLSCLWEAGYFPVYINNLQRKVKQATKLFKGEPEGIFQEGSASRRKLTKLSLIFSHMLGELRALIPSGQDQGHQYRPSQLPAEAFWRGTWGARSLVPWSEFQEGLQRVHPVVPGPMAAALRATMDLTCSDHVSIFEFDIFTRLFQPWPTLLKNWTHLAVTHPGYVAFLTYDEVRARLQTYSNKPGSYVFRLSCTRLGQWAIGYVSRDGSILQTIPQDRPLFLALIEGHKEGFYLYPDGKNMNPDLTELTEPTPQNRIEVSPDQAQLYSQMGSTFQLCKICAENDKDVRIQPCGHLLCGDCLNAWQQTQAPTCPFCRREILGREEIRIDPVGGRGAGAAPDEDGDDLEDVESVLQELAALRKAGHPAFPPCPDPELPGPPVPPRLDLLQPRDPDPTPQHLPLPPLGHPSQNPSDWIRHRPLPPRPRPRRPPAPPLSQGPEEPS, encoded by the exons ATGGCTGCTGCAGGGGGACCAGGTGCCCGTCGGAGCCCCTTCGCCCTGGGCACAGCCGCTCGGCGCTCGCTGGACAAGACCCTGCAGGGGCTGGAGAAGCTCCAGCGACTGGTGGAGCagccggggctggggctgaggaacagccccccctgcctgccccagctcctgccccagacaCGCCAGCACCTGCTGCTGATCCGGGGCCAGCCCGGGGCCAGCCTGAGCTGCCTCTGGGAGGCCGGCTACTTCCCCGTCTACATCAACAACCTGCAGCGCAAGGTCAAGCAGGCCACCAAGCTCTTCAAGGGAGAGCCGGAGGGAATTTTCCAGGAGGGGTCAGCCTCCAG GAGGAAGCTGACCAAGCTGTCGCTGATCTTCAGCCACATGCTGGGGGAGCTCCGGGCCCTGATCCCCAGCGGGCAGGACCAGGGGCACCAGTACCGGCCCAGCCAGCTGCCCGCCGAGGCTTTCTGgagagggacatggggggcaCG gagcCTGGTGCCTTGGAGCGAGTTCCAGGAGGGACTGCAGCGGGTTCACCCCGTGGTGCCCGGCCCCATGGCCGCAGCCCTGAGAGCCACCATGGACCTGACCTGCAGTGACCACGTGTCCATCTTTGAGTTCGACATCTTCACCCGCCTCTTCCAG CCCTGGCCCACACTGCTGAAGAACTGGACGCACCTGGCAGTGACGCACCCGGGCTACGTGGCCTTCCTGACCTACGACGAAGTGAGGGCGCGGCTGCAAACCTATTCTAACAAGCCAGGCAG CTATGTGTTTCGGCTCAGCTGCACGCGGCTGGGGCAGTGGGCCATTGGCTACGTGAGCCGGGACGGCAGCATCCTTCAGACCAtcccccaggacagacccctctTCCTGGCGCTGATCGAGGGGCACAAGGAGGGCTT TTACCTGTATCCAGACGGGAAGAACATGAATCCGGACCTGACGGAGCTGACAGAACCGACGCCTCAGAACCGGATCGAGGTCTCACCG gaccaagcCCAGCTCTACTCCCAGATGGGATCCACTTTCCAGCTCTGTAAAATCTGCGCCGAGAACGACAAGGACGTTCGGATCCAGCCATGCGGGCACCTGTTGTGCGGGGACTGCCTGAACGCCTGGCAG CAAACCCAGGCCCCGACCTGCCCCTTCTGCCGCCGGGAGATCCTGGGGCGCGAGGAGATTCGCATCGACCCCGTCggcgggcgcggggcgggggcggCTCCGGACGAGGACGGGGACGACCTGGAGGACGTGGAGTCGGTGCTGCAGGAGCTGGCGGCCCTGAggaag GCAGGGCATCCTGCGTTCCCCCCCTGCCCGGACCCTGAGCTGCCTGGTCCCCCCGTTCCCCCCCGGCTGGACCTGCTTCAGCCCAGGGACCCGGACCCCACGCCCCAG cacctcccactgccccccttgggccaccccagccagaaccccagTGACTGGATCCGGCATCGGCCCCTGCCCCCCCGTCCCAGGCCCCGgcggccccctgcccctcccctctcccaggggcCTGAGGAGCCCAGCTGa